Proteins from a single region of Nocardioides oleivorans:
- a CDS encoding SDR family NAD(P)-dependent oxidoreductase, whose translation MSRFTDRVAIVTGGGSGIGAATARLLAMEGATVVIAGRRVEKLEEVAASVDGVIVPRKLDVTDRAAVTAAVDEVAAEHGRLDVLVNNAGIGPSGPADEVGDDDWDQMMATVLSGAFIASRAALPHLVQGGGNIVNVCSVSGIGGDWGGAAYNAAKGGLANLTRAMALDHAGDGVRVNAVAPTFTETEMTSGMGEDDDLMNRFMERLPMGRPAKPEEVAWAIAFLASHDASYVNGVVLPVDGGLSASNGQPRLG comes from the coding sequence ATGAGCAGGTTCACCGACCGGGTCGCCATCGTCACGGGCGGTGGTTCCGGCATCGGCGCGGCCACCGCCCGGCTCCTCGCCATGGAGGGCGCCACCGTCGTCATCGCCGGCCGCCGGGTCGAGAAGCTCGAGGAAGTGGCCGCGTCCGTCGACGGCGTCATCGTTCCGCGCAAGCTGGACGTGACCGATCGAGCGGCGGTCACCGCGGCCGTCGACGAGGTCGCCGCCGAGCACGGGCGGTTGGACGTCCTGGTCAACAACGCCGGCATCGGACCGTCGGGCCCTGCCGACGAGGTCGGTGACGACGATTGGGACCAGATGATGGCGACGGTCCTCAGTGGCGCGTTCATCGCCTCTCGCGCGGCCCTGCCCCACCTGGTGCAGGGCGGTGGCAACATCGTGAACGTCTGCTCGGTGTCCGGTATCGGCGGTGATTGGGGCGGCGCTGCCTACAACGCCGCCAAGGGTGGCCTGGCCAACCTCACGCGGGCCATGGCGCTGGACCACGCCGGCGACGGCGTGCGGGTCAATGCGGTCGCACCCACGTTCACCGAGACCGAGATGACCTCCGGGATGGGCGAGGACGACGACTTGATGAACCGGTTCATGGAGCGGCTGCCGATGGGCCGCCCGGCGAAGCCGGAGGAGGTCGCGTGGGCGATCGCCTTCCTGGCCAGCCACGACGCGTCGTACGTCAACGGGGTGGTGCTGCCGGTCGACGGAGGGCTGTCGGCCTCGAACGGTCAGCCGCGCCTCGGCTGA
- a CDS encoding helix-turn-helix transcriptional regulator encodes MRIALLNHDDIVDSGIAAILSRDAVDIELVALRSKSHQAVDLVLVDPANRPDDEPARLTRLLADPQVRRVAVLTGSFEPWTAGAFFARGYAGYVSTALPRGDLLEALLAIHGGRRVIAPDDVRAEDWPGQGFGLTERESDVLTLIAAGLSNHEIAARCHLSINSVKSYIRGAYRVIDVDSRTRAVLWAMTHGLHAPIGSRLDAQPG; translated from the coding sequence ATGCGCATCGCACTGCTCAACCACGACGACATCGTCGACTCAGGCATCGCCGCCATCCTCAGCCGGGACGCGGTTGACATCGAGCTCGTGGCACTCCGCTCGAAGAGCCACCAAGCGGTCGACCTGGTGCTCGTCGACCCCGCCAACAGACCGGACGACGAGCCGGCGCGGCTGACGCGCCTCCTGGCCGACCCGCAGGTGCGCCGCGTCGCGGTGTTGACCGGGTCGTTCGAGCCGTGGACCGCCGGGGCGTTCTTCGCCCGCGGGTACGCCGGCTACGTGAGCACCGCACTACCGCGTGGCGACCTGCTCGAGGCGCTTCTCGCCATCCACGGCGGCAGGCGCGTCATCGCTCCCGACGACGTCCGGGCGGAGGACTGGCCGGGTCAGGGCTTCGGGCTCACCGAGCGCGAGTCGGACGTGCTGACCCTGATCGCTGCCGGCCTGAGCAACCACGAGATCGCCGCTCGCTGCCACCTCAGCATCAACTCGGTGAAGTCCTACATCCGTGGCGCCTACCGCGTCATCGACGTCGACAGCCGCACCAGGGCCGTGCTGTGGGCCATGACCCACGGCCTCCACGCACCCATCGGCTCACGTCTGGACGCACAGCCCGGCTGA
- a CDS encoding iron-containing redox enzyme family protein: MPKPRGPLSDWVVTQLRETADRPVGTAAPEAGSFDDECLALWTLHELSYRGFEDAVDDAEEVVEVIVVRRRLEVALERRLRERWSTPSGVEPAGVPAALQSMVADDDGPSLADHVRRRADVEEVRELLRQRSIYQLKEADPTTWVIPRLPTRSKAALVQLQYDEYGDGDPNRMHAHLFARGMIDVGLRSEYGAYVDDALPETLELNNALSMFGLVRRLRGAAMGHLAAFEMTSSLPARKMVQGLERLGLTGAMVGYFDEHVEADAIHEILAAREICGSLAADEPASVEDILFGAFTCLDLEARFAAALLQQWGVEA; this comes from the coding sequence ATGCCCAAGCCGCGCGGCCCGTTGAGCGACTGGGTGGTCACGCAGCTGCGCGAGACCGCCGATCGCCCTGTCGGGACCGCAGCACCCGAGGCGGGGTCGTTCGACGACGAGTGCCTCGCACTGTGGACACTGCACGAGCTGTCCTACCGCGGCTTCGAGGATGCCGTCGACGACGCCGAGGAGGTCGTCGAGGTCATCGTCGTACGCCGTCGGCTCGAGGTGGCGCTCGAGCGGCGTCTGCGCGAGAGGTGGTCGACTCCCTCCGGTGTCGAGCCCGCGGGCGTGCCCGCAGCGTTGCAGTCGATGGTTGCCGACGATGACGGCCCTTCGCTCGCCGACCACGTGCGCCGGCGCGCGGACGTGGAGGAGGTGCGCGAGCTGCTGCGACAGCGTTCGATCTACCAGCTCAAGGAGGCGGATCCCACCACCTGGGTGATACCCCGCCTACCGACACGCTCCAAGGCCGCCCTCGTCCAGCTGCAGTACGACGAGTACGGCGACGGCGATCCCAACCGGATGCACGCACACCTGTTCGCGCGCGGGATGATCGACGTGGGGCTCCGCTCGGAGTACGGCGCCTACGTCGACGACGCGCTCCCGGAGACTCTCGAGCTCAACAACGCGCTGTCGATGTTCGGCCTGGTCCGGCGGCTCCGGGGCGCGGCGATGGGTCACCTGGCTGCGTTCGAGATGACCAGCTCCCTCCCCGCCCGGAAGATGGTCCAGGGACTGGAGCGCCTCGGGCTGACCGGCGCGATGGTGGGCTACTTCGACGAGCACGTCGAAGCCGACGCGATCCACGAGATCCTTGCCGCGCGCGAGATCTGCGGGTCCCTCGCGGCCGACGAGCCGGCGTCGGTCGAGGACATCCTCTTCGGTGCCTTCACCTGCCTCGACCTCGAGGCAAGGTTCGCAGCAGCCCTTCTCCAGCAGTGGGGTGTCGAGGCGTGA
- a CDS encoding mechanosensitive ion channel family protein — protein MKSLTDGLSDGLSTMAEFLPKLVLFLIILVIGMIIAKVIGKALSALLERVGFDKAVERGGVKKALANSKMDASDVIAKLVYYTLMLFVLQLAFGVFGPNPISDLLSQVITFLPKIIVAIIILVVASAIAAAVKTLVEGSLGGLSYGKALANAASIFVLFLGVVAALNQVEIATTVTLPVLIAILAAVVGVIVVGVGGGLVKPMQERWEGYLTKAEEEAPRIKQEAANAPSVKAQAQHAKDTAQHEVQSSSSSATDRTTAYGDPAAGSSSRL, from the coding sequence ATGAAATCCTTGACAGACGGGCTCAGCGACGGGCTGAGCACGATGGCCGAGTTCCTGCCCAAACTCGTGCTGTTCCTGATCATCCTGGTCATCGGGATGATCATCGCGAAGGTCATCGGCAAGGCCCTGAGCGCCCTGCTCGAGCGGGTCGGCTTCGACAAGGCCGTGGAACGCGGCGGGGTGAAGAAGGCCCTGGCCAACTCCAAGATGGACGCCAGCGACGTCATCGCCAAGCTCGTCTACTACACACTGATGCTGTTCGTGCTGCAGCTCGCCTTCGGCGTCTTCGGCCCCAACCCGATCAGCGACCTGCTCAGCCAGGTCATCACGTTCCTGCCCAAGATCATCGTGGCGATCATCATCCTGGTGGTCGCCTCCGCGATCGCTGCGGCCGTCAAGACCCTGGTCGAGGGCTCCCTCGGGGGCCTGTCCTACGGCAAGGCCCTGGCCAACGCTGCCTCGATCTTCGTCCTCTTCCTGGGCGTCGTCGCGGCTCTCAACCAGGTCGAGATCGCCACCACGGTGACCCTGCCCGTCCTCATCGCCATCCTCGCGGCCGTCGTCGGTGTGATCGTCGTCGGTGTCGGCGGCGGTCTGGTCAAGCCCATGCAAGAGCGGTGGGAGGGATACCTGACCAAGGCGGAGGAGGAGGCTCCCCGCATCAAGCAGGAGGCCGCCAACGCGCCGAGCGTGAAGGCCCAGGCCCAGCACGCGAAGGACACGGCCCAGCACGAGGTCCAGTCCTCGTCCAGCAGCGCTACCGACCGCACCACCGCCTACGGCGACCCCGCCGCCGGCAGCAGCTCGCGGCTCTGA
- a CDS encoding nuclear transport factor 2 family protein produces the protein MNDKTPFAWDRLPEVVASYLRAHVAQDFATAVTYLAEDVTVLDNGEVLQGRQETFELFDKSAQDYDVETTLDSISRPAHDRWEVGTHLSGNFPGGEVDLRMIFTLVDDVIQKLDITV, from the coding sequence ATGAACGACAAGACCCCCTTCGCGTGGGACCGGCTTCCCGAGGTCGTGGCGAGCTACCTGCGCGCCCACGTCGCCCAGGACTTCGCCACGGCGGTGACCTACCTCGCGGAGGACGTCACCGTCCTCGACAACGGCGAGGTGCTCCAGGGCAGGCAGGAGACCTTCGAGCTCTTCGACAAGTCGGCGCAGGACTACGACGTCGAGACCACCCTCGACTCCATCTCGAGGCCGGCGCACGACCGGTGGGAGGTCGGCACCCACCTCTCGGGCAACTTCCCCGGCGGTGAGGTCGACCTGCGCATGATCTTCACCCTCGTCGACGACGTGATCCAGAAGCTAGACATCACCGTCTGA
- a CDS encoding NAD-dependent epimerase/dehydratase family protein, translating into MRIAITGASGNVGSALVHTLSTHGDHEVVGVVRRPPSGSERFAGVEWHALDLTRAGCEPGLAAAFAGCDAVVHLAWGFQPTHREDYLAELGVGGTRRVIRAAVSAGVPHLVHMSSVGAYSPKKDDSPVDESWPTRGVTSSTYSRHKAAAERLLDRLEAERSSPVVTRLRPGIVGQRSAGSALLRYGLTSLVPRSLLAHVPLLPLDRRLAIPMVHADDLAGAVVLALESRARGAFNVAAPPAVTAEDIARVLHARLVHVPAAAVRVAVSASWHARLQPLDAGWIDLAYAVPLMDTSRAVSELGWSPATTASEVLAETVLGMQSGAAGASEVLRERTVGGGLRKFLSDGPVSRRRRA; encoded by the coding sequence ATGCGGATCGCGATCACCGGGGCCAGCGGCAACGTGGGCTCGGCGCTGGTGCACACGTTGTCCACGCACGGCGACCACGAGGTCGTCGGCGTGGTCCGACGCCCGCCGTCGGGGAGCGAGCGGTTCGCAGGGGTGGAGTGGCACGCCCTGGACCTGACCCGTGCCGGCTGCGAGCCCGGCCTGGCCGCGGCGTTCGCCGGGTGCGACGCAGTCGTGCACCTCGCGTGGGGGTTCCAACCCACCCACCGGGAGGACTACCTGGCCGAGCTCGGTGTCGGTGGCACTCGCCGCGTGATCAGGGCCGCCGTGTCCGCCGGGGTGCCGCACCTCGTGCACATGTCATCGGTCGGCGCCTACTCACCCAAGAAGGACGACAGCCCGGTCGACGAGTCGTGGCCGACCCGAGGTGTCACCAGCTCGACGTACAGCCGGCACAAAGCCGCTGCGGAGAGGTTGCTCGACCGCCTGGAGGCCGAGCGGTCGAGCCCGGTGGTCACGCGGCTCCGCCCCGGGATCGTCGGCCAGCGCAGCGCGGGCAGCGCGTTGCTGCGCTACGGCCTGACCAGTCTCGTGCCGCGCTCGTTGCTTGCACACGTCCCCCTGCTGCCGCTGGATCGTCGACTGGCTATTCCCATGGTGCACGCCGACGACCTCGCGGGGGCCGTCGTGCTGGCACTCGAGTCACGGGCTCGTGGGGCGTTCAACGTGGCCGCGCCGCCGGCCGTCACGGCCGAGGACATCGCCCGGGTGCTCCACGCCCGCCTGGTTCACGTGCCAGCGGCCGCCGTGCGCGTCGCGGTCTCCGCGAGCTGGCACGCCCGCCTCCAACCGCTGGACGCGGGATGGATCGACCTCGCCTACGCGGTGCCCCTCATGGACACGTCGCGAGCAGTGTCCGAGCTGGGCTGGTCACCGGCCACCACCGCGAGCGAGGTCCTCGCGGAGACGGTGCTCGGCATGCAGTCCGGGGCAGCCGGCGCCTCGGAGGTACTCCGGGAGCGGACGGTGGGCGGTGGCCTGAGGAAGTTCCTGAGCGACGGTCCGGTCAGCCGACGCCGCAGGGCCTGA
- a CDS encoding TetR/AcrR family transcriptional regulator C-terminal domain-containing protein has translation MPTPGVGLPAPCQHPTHPGLGPAHDTDRAEGRPVRSSTRSEMAKERIDADADVAAGLAPPSTRQKLDRERILHQAIAFIDDHGLPGLTMRRLGDQLGVEAMALYRYVAGKEELLDGVVEVIVGDMEHDSDVLRMPREGWQDFLQRLAHGVRRVALAHPRAFPLVASRPPEAPWLRPPLRSLDWVESFLAGLVAEGFDDQTAVACYRAFSSFLLGHLLLEVASLGADLGPLDVLEEDAEVRGLDSFPTVRRLRRDLSLDTSVVEFEEALEQLLDRMALLRMEQGAR, from the coding sequence ATGCCCACGCCAGGCGTCGGTCTGCCGGCCCCTTGCCAGCACCCCACCCACCCCGGCCTCGGACCCGCGCACGACACCGACCGGGCAGAGGGTCGACCTGTAAGGTCATCGACGAGGAGCGAGATGGCCAAGGAACGCATTGACGCGGACGCAGACGTCGCAGCTGGACTGGCGCCGCCCTCGACGCGGCAGAAGCTGGATCGAGAGCGGATCCTCCATCAGGCGATCGCGTTCATCGACGATCACGGCCTCCCGGGACTGACCATGCGACGTCTCGGTGACCAGCTCGGGGTGGAGGCCATGGCGCTCTACCGCTACGTCGCCGGCAAGGAGGAGCTGCTCGACGGGGTCGTGGAGGTCATCGTCGGCGACATGGAGCACGACAGCGACGTGCTGCGGATGCCACGCGAGGGCTGGCAGGACTTCCTCCAGCGGCTGGCGCACGGCGTACGACGTGTCGCGCTCGCACACCCGCGGGCCTTCCCCCTGGTCGCGTCTCGCCCGCCTGAGGCGCCGTGGCTCCGACCGCCGCTCCGGAGCCTGGACTGGGTGGAGTCGTTCCTGGCCGGCCTCGTCGCCGAAGGGTTCGACGACCAGACCGCGGTGGCGTGCTACCGGGCGTTCAGCAGCTTCCTGCTCGGTCACCTGCTCCTCGAGGTCGCCTCCCTCGGTGCCGACCTCGGGCCCCTCGACGTCCTGGAGGAGGATGCCGAGGTCCGTGGGCTCGACAGCTTCCCGACCGTTCGCCGCCTTCGTCGCGACCTGTCGCTCGACACGTCGGTCGTCGAGTTCGAGGAGGCCCTGGAGCAGCTCCTGGATCGGATGGCCCTGCTGCGCATGGAGCAGGGCGCGCGCTAG
- a CDS encoding GAF and ANTAR domain-containing protein, protein MTTTNTGVGEFSKLSDAMWSARDEQDRLQLAVDAAVQLVRGCDHAGFTVNEVGALVTRVGSDDTVLRANELQQELGEGPCRDVARDQVTLICPDLTQERRYPAWAVRVHAELGVGSMMSLLVYTARDSFGCLSLYADAGKSFDSDDVVVAETLAAHLAIGMRSGREVTQMGQALDSRLTIGRAEGILMERLQMSAEQAFDYLRRVSSHTNRKLAVIADEIVSTRRLPDIG, encoded by the coding sequence GTGACCACCACCAACACCGGCGTGGGCGAGTTCAGCAAGCTGTCGGACGCGATGTGGTCGGCGAGGGATGAGCAGGACCGTCTGCAGCTCGCCGTCGACGCAGCAGTCCAGCTTGTTCGAGGTTGCGACCACGCGGGCTTCACGGTGAACGAGGTGGGCGCGCTGGTGACGCGGGTCGGTAGCGACGACACCGTGTTGCGGGCCAATGAGCTGCAGCAGGAGCTGGGGGAGGGTCCCTGCCGGGACGTCGCCCGCGACCAGGTCACGCTGATCTGTCCCGACCTCACCCAGGAACGTCGTTATCCGGCGTGGGCGGTACGAGTACATGCCGAGCTGGGTGTGGGGTCGATGATGTCGCTGCTGGTGTACACCGCTCGGGACTCGTTCGGCTGCTTGAGCCTCTATGCCGATGCCGGGAAGAGCTTTGACTCCGACGACGTCGTGGTGGCCGAGACGCTCGCTGCGCACCTGGCGATCGGGATGCGGTCCGGGCGCGAGGTCACGCAGATGGGGCAGGCGCTCGACAGCCGGCTGACCATCGGACGCGCGGAGGGGATCTTGATGGAGCGACTGCAGATGAGCGCGGAGCAGGCGTTCGACTACCTGCGCCGGGTCTCGTCGCACACCAACCGCAAGCTCGCGGTCATCGCCGACGAGATCGTCAGCACGCGCAGGCTTCCGGACATCGGGTAG
- a CDS encoding acetate/propionate family kinase, whose translation MTSRVLVLNAGSSSLKYSLLDGVSGAAEASGSVERIGEERGTLVHSVGGHHHTEERRVADFEDALRSALRAFERHGPSIDESTLAAVGHRVVHGGDLFAEPVRVDDRLLDTIDDLIPLAPLHNPANVEGLRVAMRLFPGVPQVAVFDTAFHQTMPEHAYTYAVPLTWRTEHRIRRYGFHGTSYAYVSRHAAELLGRAVEDTNLVVLHLGNGASAAAIRGGRSIDTSMGLTPLEGLVMGTRSGDLDPAVHAHLHRELGWSIDEIDRALNRESGLRGLSGANDFREVTRRRAAGDTDASLAFDVYAYRVRKYVGAYYAVLGELHAVVFTGGIGQHSAELRAAALGGLSMLGIDLDPDRNDASGAQARVVSPDGAQVAVLVVPTNEEWEIARQALGVVDG comes from the coding sequence GTGACGAGTCGGGTGCTGGTCCTCAACGCCGGGTCGTCGTCGCTGAAGTACAGCCTCCTCGACGGTGTTTCCGGGGCGGCCGAGGCGTCCGGCTCGGTCGAACGGATCGGGGAGGAGCGCGGGACCCTCGTCCACTCCGTCGGCGGCCACCACCACACCGAGGAACGTCGCGTCGCGGACTTCGAGGACGCCCTGCGTTCGGCTCTGCGCGCCTTCGAGCGTCATGGACCCTCGATCGACGAGTCCACGCTCGCGGCGGTGGGGCACCGGGTCGTGCACGGCGGTGACCTCTTCGCCGAGCCGGTCCGAGTCGACGACCGCCTGCTCGACACGATCGACGACCTGATCCCGCTGGCGCCCTTGCACAACCCGGCCAACGTGGAGGGACTGCGCGTCGCCATGCGGTTGTTCCCCGGGGTGCCGCAGGTCGCGGTCTTCGACACCGCCTTCCACCAGACGATGCCGGAGCACGCCTACACCTACGCGGTGCCGTTGACCTGGCGCACGGAGCATCGCATCCGGCGCTACGGCTTCCACGGCACCTCCTACGCCTACGTCTCTCGTCACGCCGCCGAGCTCCTCGGCCGCGCGGTCGAGGACACCAACCTCGTGGTGCTGCACCTCGGCAACGGCGCGTCCGCCGCCGCGATCCGCGGAGGACGGTCCATCGACACCTCGATGGGGCTGACCCCGCTCGAGGGACTGGTGATGGGCACGCGCTCCGGCGACCTCGATCCGGCAGTCCACGCCCACCTGCACCGTGAGCTCGGCTGGTCGATCGACGAGATCGACCGGGCGCTCAACCGGGAGTCGGGCCTGCGCGGCCTCTCCGGCGCCAACGACTTCCGCGAAGTCACGCGGCGCCGGGCCGCCGGCGACACCGATGCCTCCCTGGCGTTCGACGTCTACGCCTACCGGGTGCGCAAGTACGTCGGTGCCTACTACGCCGTGCTGGGCGAGCTCCACGCCGTCGTGTTCACCGGCGGCATCGGTCAGCACAGCGCCGAGCTGCGTGCCGCGGCCCTGGGTGGTCTCTCGATGCTCGGGATCGACCTGGACCCCGATCGCAACGATGCGTCGGGGGCGCAGGCGCGGGTGGTCTCGCCCGATGGGGCGCAGGTGGCCGTCCTCGTCGTACCCACCAACGAGGAGTGGGAGATCGCCCGGCAGGCACTCGGCGTCGTGGACGGCTGA
- a CDS encoding DUF1801 domain-containing protein: MTGRAHPGVDAYIAELPEWQRLICEQLRHLVWAVDPDIEETVKRTVQPYFVLDGNVCALLATRDHVNLFLYDPTVSDPEGVVNQGHGNATGRAIQVFKNDEINLDAVSGILSEIVAHNRQGGWRRLAKP; this comes from the coding sequence ATGACCGGACGGGCTCATCCCGGGGTAGACGCCTACATCGCTGAGCTGCCGGAGTGGCAGCGTCTGATCTGCGAGCAGTTGCGTCACCTCGTCTGGGCCGTGGATCCGGACATCGAAGAGACGGTGAAACGGACGGTGCAGCCGTACTTCGTCCTCGATGGGAATGTCTGTGCCCTACTGGCCACGAGGGACCACGTGAACCTGTTCTTGTACGACCCGACCGTCAGCGATCCCGAAGGGGTTGTCAACCAGGGCCACGGCAACGCGACGGGCCGCGCGATACAGGTTTTCAAGAACGATGAGATCAACCTCGACGCGGTGAGCGGGATCTTGTCCGAGATCGTGGCTCACAACCGTCAAGGTGGCTGGCGCCGACTCGCAAAGCCGTAG
- a CDS encoding CDGSH iron-sulfur domain-containing protein, with product MLVRGATSIEDEEGTVHVVDRPVVALCRCAKSSRLPWCDGTHKVIRRDRS from the coding sequence ATGCTCGTGCGGGGCGCGACCTCGATCGAGGACGAGGAGGGGACGGTGCACGTGGTCGATCGACCCGTGGTGGCTCTGTGCCGGTGCGCCAAGTCCAGCCGGTTGCCGTGGTGCGACGGGACCCACAAGGTCATCAGGCGCGACCGGTCCTGA
- a CDS encoding flavin reductase family protein — protein MSEHFYRPADGHRLPHDPFNSIVAPRPIGWIATLDGQGRRNLAPYSFFNALNYTPPLVGFSSNGWKGTVANAEATREFTWNLATRSLAEQMNATSTTDDVDEFEAAGLEAVASLEVEVPRVAAAPVSFECRVTQIVELHTASGEASGSWFTVGEVVGVHIDEDLLVDGIYDTARAQPILRAGGPTAYFGIDTSNRFDMRRPQ, from the coding sequence GTGAGCGAACACTTCTACCGCCCTGCGGACGGCCACCGGCTGCCACACGACCCCTTCAACTCCATCGTCGCCCCGCGCCCGATCGGCTGGATCGCGACACTGGACGGGCAGGGCCGGCGCAACCTCGCGCCGTACAGCTTCTTCAATGCGCTCAACTACACCCCGCCACTGGTGGGTTTCTCCAGCAACGGCTGGAAAGGCACGGTGGCCAACGCAGAAGCGACCCGCGAGTTCACCTGGAACCTCGCCACCCGGTCACTGGCTGAGCAGATGAACGCAACCTCCACCACCGACGACGTCGACGAGTTCGAGGCAGCCGGGCTCGAGGCCGTGGCCTCGCTGGAGGTCGAGGTGCCTCGCGTCGCTGCAGCGCCGGTCTCCTTCGAGTGCCGAGTCACCCAGATCGTCGAGCTGCACACCGCGTCGGGTGAGGCCAGCGGCTCGTGGTTCACCGTCGGTGAGGTGGTCGGCGTGCACATCGACGAGGACTTGCTCGTGGACGGCATCTACGACACCGCCCGGGCACAGCCGATCCTGCGGGCGGGCGGTCCGACGGCCTACTTCGGGATCGACACCAGCAACCGGTTCGACATGCGCCGCCCGCAGTGA
- a CDS encoding MerR family transcriptional regulator — protein sequence MLAIGEFSRLTHLSVKTLRRYHEAGLLVPAAVDRTTGYRSYDGHQIPTAQVIHRLRELDVPLADVRRIIESADPDRRAALVSDHLARLEVELDRTRAAVVSLRRLLDPDPVPLSVELRAVPEATVAAIEDDVDSDSMAAWFAGALAELNAATDAPTGPPGGVYDNALFEVGRGHALLHVPATDPPRRGRVRPVTLPPVELAIATHTGPHDDADITYGELGSWVVANALAVAGPVRETYLVGPADDPDPSTWRTEIGWPIFRMT from the coding sequence ATGCTGGCCATCGGTGAGTTCTCGCGCCTGACGCACCTGAGCGTGAAGACGCTGCGCCGCTACCACGAAGCAGGGTTGCTCGTTCCGGCTGCGGTCGACCGAACCACGGGCTACCGGTCCTACGACGGGCACCAGATCCCGACGGCGCAGGTGATCCACCGGCTCCGCGAGCTGGACGTTCCCCTCGCGGACGTCCGCCGCATCATCGAGTCGGCCGACCCCGACCGCCGTGCCGCGCTCGTGTCGGACCACCTGGCGCGCCTCGAGGTCGAGCTGGACCGGACCCGGGCTGCGGTCGTGTCCCTGCGTCGACTCCTCGATCCCGACCCGGTACCCCTGAGCGTCGAGCTGAGAGCGGTGCCCGAGGCGACGGTGGCCGCGATCGAGGACGACGTCGACAGCGACTCGATGGCTGCGTGGTTCGCGGGAGCCCTGGCTGAGCTCAACGCCGCGACCGACGCCCCGACCGGGCCCCCGGGAGGGGTCTACGACAACGCCCTCTTCGAAGTCGGACGGGGCCACGCCCTGCTGCACGTACCGGCCACTGACCCGCCGCGTCGCGGGAGGGTGCGGCCGGTGACCCTGCCGCCGGTGGAACTGGCCATAGCGACCCACACCGGGCCGCACGACGACGCCGACATCACCTATGGCGAGCTCGGGTCGTGGGTCGTCGCCAACGCGCTCGCGGTGGCAGGCCCGGTCCGGGAGACCTACCTCGTCGGGCCTGCCGACGACCCCGACCCGTCCACCTGGCGCACCGAGATCGGATGGCCGATCTTCAGGATGACCTAG
- a CDS encoding CAP domain-containing protein: MGSAVAGSERDARFLRQTLRGRPTLLPPSWSPPQLGRRPPVPTRTLLALILPALLLALGPAPVAHAQSPSTYERQVVKATNKVRVSHALNPLKGSACLSDYAERQARQMSRQGSLSHQDLSAVSHACGLRRVAENVAAGFSNGRTVVRSAWMHSSSHRGNILTSAHRVTSVGAVRDAAGRWWTVQLLGR; encoded by the coding sequence ATGGGTTCCGCTGTGGCGGGTAGTGAGCGGGACGCACGGTTCCTGAGACAGACACTTCGCGGCAGACCCACTCTCCTGCCACCCTCGTGGTCCCCACCGCAACTCGGAAGGCGTCCCCCCGTGCCCACCCGAACCCTCCTTGCCCTCATCCTCCCTGCCCTCCTACTGGCCCTCGGTCCAGCTCCTGTCGCACACGCGCAATCTCCGAGCACCTACGAACGCCAAGTCGTGAAGGCGACGAACAAGGTCCGCGTCAGCCACGCGCTGAACCCCCTGAAGGGCTCCGCCTGCCTGAGCGACTACGCCGAGCGGCAAGCGCGGCAGATGTCCCGCCAAGGCTCTCTGTCCCACCAGGACCTGAGCGCGGTGTCGCACGCTTGTGGCCTGAGGCGCGTCGCTGAGAACGTCGCCGCCGGCTTCTCGAACGGGCGCACCGTCGTCAGGTCTGCGTGGATGCACTCGTCGAGTCACCGCGGGAACATCCTGACGTCCGCTCACCGCGTCACCTCCGTCGGCGCCGTCCGGGATGCCGCCGGTCGGTGGTGGACCGTCCAGCTGCTGGGTCGCTAG